A window from bacterium encodes these proteins:
- the pyk gene encoding pyruvate kinase, whose translation MPPSPTARQPGVAARRTKIVATIGPASSTDAVLTRLLAAGMDVARINFSHGTRADHRRSIEQLRRVARRAGVPLAILQDLQGPKIRVGRLVHPVRLVPGAEVALTARAIVGDARRIHVAFPRLSRVVRRGQRILLRDGTIELVVVRRRGGEVHCRVVEGGVLGEHQGVNLPGVRLRGPALTPKDVGDLRAGLRYGVDYVALSFVRSAADLRNARRLLRRLGRSVPLVAKLERPEVVTRLDEIVTASDAVMVARGDLGVELPPEDVPLLQKRIIRCANEHGVPVITATQMLESMVRDERPTRAETSDVANAILDGTDAVMLSAETAVGRYPVQAVQTMARIARTVEAATHFGRTTLHPRPRVLQAIGSAAQMLADELRVRMIVAVTTTGRTACALSQLRPGAPVLACTEDERVARLLSLYWGVRPVIVPFRRTTEAMIQEIDREMVQRQLARAGDAVVIVGSVPIVARGRINFVQYHRIPARRGAARG comes from the coding sequence ATGCCCCCCTCCCCCACGGCGCGCCAACCCGGCGTCGCCGCCCGCCGCACGAAGATCGTCGCCACGATCGGCCCGGCGAGCAGCACGGACGCCGTCCTCACGCGCCTGCTCGCCGCGGGCATGGATGTCGCGCGCATCAACTTCTCGCACGGCACCCGCGCCGACCACCGCCGCTCGATCGAGCAGCTGCGGCGCGTCGCCCGCCGGGCCGGGGTGCCCCTCGCGATCCTCCAGGACCTCCAGGGGCCCAAGATTCGCGTCGGCCGCCTGGTCCATCCGGTGCGCCTCGTCCCGGGCGCGGAGGTCGCGCTGACGGCGCGCGCGATCGTCGGCGATGCGCGCAGAATCCACGTCGCGTTTCCGCGGCTGTCGCGCGTTGTCCGCCGCGGCCAGCGCATCCTCTTGCGGGACGGCACCATCGAGCTCGTCGTCGTGCGCCGCCGGGGCGGGGAGGTCCACTGTCGCGTCGTCGAAGGGGGCGTGCTCGGCGAACACCAGGGCGTCAATCTCCCGGGCGTCCGGCTGCGCGGTCCGGCGCTCACGCCGAAGGACGTCGGCGACCTGCGGGCCGGCCTGCGGTACGGCGTCGACTACGTGGCGCTGAGCTTCGTCCGCAGCGCCGCGGATCTTCGGAACGCCCGGCGGCTGCTGCGCCGGCTCGGGCGATCGGTCCCGCTCGTCGCCAAGTTGGAACGGCCCGAGGTGGTCACCCGCCTCGACGAGATCGTCACGGCGTCCGACGCGGTGATGGTCGCGCGAGGCGATCTCGGCGTGGAGCTGCCGCCCGAGGACGTGCCGCTGCTCCAGAAGCGAATCATCCGGTGCGCGAACGAACACGGCGTCCCGGTCATCACCGCCACGCAGATGCTGGAATCGATGGTGCGCGACGAGCGGCCGACGCGGGCCGAGACCTCGGACGTCGCGAACGCGATCCTGGACGGCACGGACGCGGTGATGCTGTCCGCGGAGACCGCGGTGGGGCGCTACCCCGTCCAGGCCGTGCAGACGATGGCCCGCATCGCCCGCACGGTCGAGGCCGCGACCCACTTCGGCCGGACGACCCTCCACCCCCGGCCGAGGGTGCTCCAGGCGATCGGGAGCGCGGCGCAGATGCTCGCAGACGAGTTGCGCGTGCGCATGATCGTCGCGGTGACGACGACGGGGCGCACGGCGTGCGCGCTGTCCCAGCTCCGGCCGGGCGCGCCGGTGCTCGCGTGCACCGAGGACGAGCGCGTGGCGAGGCTGCTCAGTCTCTACTGGGGCGTCCGGCCCGTCATCGTGCCGTTCCGGCGGACGACGGAGGCGATGATCCAGGAGATCGACCGCGAGATGGTCCAGCGGCAGCTCGCCCGCGCCGGCGACGCCGTGGTGATCGTCGGGTCGGTCCCGATCGTGGCGCGCGGGCGGATCAACTTCGTCCAGTACCACCGCATCCCGGCGCGGCGCGGCGCCGCCCGAGGCTAG
- the trxB gene encoding thioredoxin-disulfide reductase, whose amino-acid sequence MAQTRKVIILGSGSAGLTAAIYAARAQLHPIVIAGSQRGGQLTMTTDVENFPGFPEGVQGPELMEMVRRQAERFEVDFIDDDASAVNFKTQPFQVTAAGETLSADAVIIATGAATNWLGLPNEQRLIGHGVSSCAPCDAFFFRGKEVAVVGGGDSAMEEALVLTKFATRVTIIHRRDQFRASKIMAERALNHGKVAVRWHTAVEDVLGDDKVTGLRLRDLKAGESEDFRVDGLFVAIGHHPNTELFRGQVDLDAAGYVRLHEHTMTNVRGVFAAGDVHDHRYRQAVTAAAWGCMAAMDVERYLEGH is encoded by the coding sequence ATGGCACAGACGCGCAAGGTGATCATCCTGGGGTCGGGGTCGGCCGGCCTCACGGCGGCGATCTACGCGGCCAGGGCGCAACTCCACCCGATCGTGATCGCCGGGAGCCAGCGGGGCGGGCAGCTCACGATGACCACCGACGTCGAGAACTTCCCCGGGTTCCCCGAGGGCGTCCAGGGACCGGAGCTGATGGAGATGGTGCGCCGGCAGGCCGAACGATTCGAGGTCGATTTCATCGACGATGACGCGAGCGCGGTCAATTTCAAGACGCAGCCGTTCCAGGTGACCGCCGCCGGGGAGACGCTGTCGGCGGATGCGGTGATCATCGCCACCGGCGCAGCCACGAACTGGCTCGGGCTCCCGAACGAGCAGCGGCTGATCGGCCACGGGGTCTCCTCGTGCGCCCCGTGCGACGCGTTCTTCTTCCGGGGCAAGGAGGTCGCGGTCGTCGGGGGCGGCGACTCGGCGATGGAAGAGGCGCTCGTGCTCACGAAGTTCGCGACGCGCGTCACGATCATCCACCGCCGGGATCAGTTCCGCGCGAGCAAGATCATGGCCGAGCGCGCGCTCAACCACGGCAAGGTCGCGGTGCGCTGGCACACCGCGGTCGAGGACGTGCTGGGCGACGACAAGGTGACCGGGCTGCGGCTGCGCGATCTCAAGGCCGGGGAGTCCGAGGACTTCCGGGTCGACGGGCTGTTCGTGGCGATCGGCCACCATCCGAACACCGAGCTGTTCCGCGGCCAGGTCGACCTGGACGCCGCGGGGTACGTACGGCTCCACGAGCACACGATGACGAACGTGCGCGGCGTGTTCGCCGCCGGCGACGTCCACGACCACCGGTACCGCCAGGCCGTCACCGCCGCGGCGTGGGGATGCATGGCGGCGATGGACGTGGAGCGGTATCTCGAGGGCCATTAA